Within the Salvia hispanica cultivar TCC Black 2014 chromosome 4, UniMelb_Shisp_WGS_1.0, whole genome shotgun sequence genome, the region GGTGGTCATGAAGGACATGGGAGAAGGGGCTGCTGTTGAAGCAATGGAAGTTCAGAGGGAGGAGGTAGGGAGTGCTCAAGAGTTTGGTTTGGAAGATGCTGGCTTCGAGTTTGTTGGGGGTAAAAAGGGGAGTTCTGGAGGGTTCAGAGGTAGGTGTCAGGGCAGGGGTTTGGGGAGGTCCCTCTCCTTTGATAGAGGCAGGGGTGGGAGAGGGGGAGGCAGAGGGGATTATAGTTCTGGTAGGTTTGATGCTCTGATTGCCCTGTCTGGAAAGGAGGTGGGGGGATCTTCTGGGGCAATGGGGCAGAGTTCATTCTCAAATCCTATGTTCCGCAAAATGCTTCCTAATGGGGACTTTGAGGATAAGGTGTATGAAGATGAGAAAGATTGGGAACCGGATGATGATCAGGGTGAGAATGAGGAAGAGGAGAGTGGCAGCCTGCAGGATAAAAGAGAGGCTGATCCAAGTGGCCTCTTGAGTCAGTCTAATGAAAGTCTACATGGAAAGGAGGTGGGGGAATCTTCTGGGGCAATGGGGCAGAGTTCATTCTCAAATCCTATGTTCCGCAAAATGCTTCCTAATGGGGACTTTGAGGATGAGGTGTATGAAGATGAGAAAGATTGAGAACCGGATGATGATCAGGGTGAGAATGAGGAAGAGGAGAGTGGCAGCCTGCAGGATAAAAGAGAGGCTGATCCAAGTGGCCTCTTGAGTCAGTCTGATGAAAGTCTACACGAAAAGGATGTGGGGGAATCTTCTGGGGCAATGGGGCCGAGTTCATTCTCAAATCCTATGTTCCGCAAAATGCTTCCTAATGGGGACTTTGAGGATGAGGTGTATGAAGATGAGAAAGATTGAGAACCGGATGATGATCAGGGTGAGAATGAGGAAGAGGAGAGTGACAGCCTGCAGGATAAAAGAGAGGCTGATCCAAGTGGCCTCTTGAGTCAGTCTGATGAAAGTCTACAGAAGAATGGGAGGTTTGAGCCCTCCGGGGAGTCCATGGTTTCCTAATGTCGTGCAACATATTAATATGGAATGCTCGAGGTGTTGCGAATAAGGGCACACAGAGCACCATCAAATTCTTGATCAAAGCTCACAAGATTTCGATCATGGCTATTATTGAGCCACttataaaaccaaaaccaGATTTTTTTAGCAGAATGTTTGGGCTTCAGTTCAAAGGAGTTAATGAGAATGGACAAATTTGGCTTTTTGCAGAGAATGGAATGGAGATTGATGGCTTGGATATTTCGGAGCAGGTCCTTCATGGCCGCATAACTTCTGAGCTCTTCCCGGTTCCTTTTCATATCTCAGTGGTGTATGGGAAATGTACGAGAGAAGGAAGATTTCCTCTGTGGGATAAGCTCAGGGATCTCTCTGTAAAAATGGAAGGGCTCCCGTGGCTGGTGGGAGGAGATTTTAATGTTTTCCAGAGGAGGAGAGGCAAGGTTCTAATAAAAACAGGACAAGAGAGATGGTGGATTTCGCCAATGCTTTATGCGACTGCCAACTCCTGGACCTTGATGCAGATGGAGCAAAGTTCACTTGGGCgagagggagtattttggaGAAATTGGATAGAGCTTTGATTGGGGAGGGTTGACAGGATCTCTTTTCTTCAACAAGGGTTACTAATCTGCCTAGGGTGATGTCAGACCATGGCCCGTTGCTCACCCAATGCAAGTTGCCACGCCCTCCTACCCGACCATCGTTTAGATTCCAGAACATGTGGGTCAGACACTACTCCTTTTTGAGTAAGGTGGAGGAGAGTTGGACTGAGTCTACGGGGGAGAAGGGTATGTTGAACCTACAACTGAAACTAGGTCGGGTTAAAAAGTGCTTGAAGTGGTGGAATAAGAATGTTTTTGggaatatttttgaaaagatAAAGATGGCTGATCTCGCAGCCCAGGAGGCTCTTAAAAAGTTTGAACAAGATCAGTCACCCCTCTCTAAGGAGGAGATGAACAGGACAGCAGAGCTAGTGCTTTCTTTGAGAATGGAGGAGGACTACTGGAAGCAGAAGGCGACTATTCGTTGGACGGTtgagggagagagaaataCTAAATTCTTTCAAGGATGGGTCAAGCAAGAGAGGGCAAGGTCTAGAATCCATGCGATTGAGGAGGAGGGAAGGATCATAACAAACAATGAGGAGTTATGTGCTTTGGCTGTCAGGTTCTTCAAAAATTTGCTAACGTCGAATATTGAACACCTGCAGGAACCGGAGTTGGAGCTTTTGGCGTCTCTGCCCcctaattttgatttggagGTGTTGGACAGCCTCCCCACGAAACAAGAAGTAAAGAAGGTTGTGTTTGGAATAAGTGCGGACAGTGCTTCAAGGCCGGACGGTTTTTCATCCCTGTTCTTTCAAACCTGCTGGGATATTGTGGGCTCGTACGTTACTGAAGTAGTTATTGATTTCTTCCAAGGATCTCACATGCCTAGCGGATTGGCGGCAACCATGATTGTTTTGATTCCTAAGAAGAAAAGCCCATCCAGTTGGTCTGAGTTCAGACCGATAAGCTTATGCAACGTctctaataaaattatctcaAAGTTGCTGGCAATGAGGATGGCGCCCCTTCTCCCTGATCTTACCTCTCCAAATCAAAGTGGCATTATAAAAGGTCGTCTGTTGAGTGATAATGTCTTGTTGGCTCAGGAATTGTTCCATGAGTTATGGAAGAGCAATCCTTCTCCAAATCTGGCGCTTAAATTAGATATGGCTAAGGCATATGATCGCATTCAGTGGCCTTTCTTGCTAAAGGTGTTAAAGCAGATGGGATTCTCGGAGTTGTGGTTGGGAATGATTGAGAGATGTATAAATCCATGTTGGTTTTCCATTCTTATAAATGGATCCCCAGCTGGCTTTTTCAAATCCACAAGGGGGCTTCGGCAAGCTGACCCTTTATCTCCCTCGCTCTTTATTTTGGCGGCTGACTATCTTTCTAGAATTCTTGATCGTCTTATTCAGGGAAACAAGAGCATGAGATATTGTACGGCTAGATACACAATGGAGATATCTCATTTGGCCTATGCGGATGATGTTATCATCTTTACTCAAGCTAGGAGGGCCTCTTTAAGGAAGCTTAAGAGATGTCTTACTCACTATGAGGAAGTATCAGGTCAAAAGATCAATGAAGCAAAGAGCTACTTCTACATCGATAAGAAACATTTGGGGTGGGCAGAAGATGTGGCCACGGTTGGAGGATTCCAGCAAGGTAGCCTCCCCTGAACCTATCTCGGAGTTCCCATTTTTCGTGGCAGGAAGAAATCTAACATGTTTATGTTCATACGGGATAAGATATCCCAGAAAATTCTTAGTTGGTGCCACAGACACCTCTCCTTTGGGGGACGGCTTACCTTGGTGAAGAGCATTCTGGAAGCAATCCCGGTTCACATCTTTCAAGTTCTTGAGCCAACGAAGGGTGTTCTTCGAATGCTGGAGCAAGTCCTGGCCAGATATTTTTGGGGCTCCTGTAATACAACCAGGGAAACTCATTGGATTAAGTGGGCAGATGCTTGTAGGCCCACATCAGAAGGGGGCTTGGGATTGAGGAGTATGGCAGATTCTGTGGAAGCCTATAGCTTCAAACTGTGGTGGAGATTCCGGGAACAAAAGTCTTTATGGGCgcaatatatgtataaaaaatactgGTCAATCTCTGCCGCCTTAAATATTTACAGATCGAGTAGATTCAGTCCAGTTTGGAGAAGGATGTTCGGAGCCGGGATCAAATGCCAAAGCTATATCAGGTGGATGTTAGGTTCTGGTAAGATCAGCTTTTGGGATGATACTTGGTTGGAGGATCAGCCAATCAGCACCTTTTGTGCAAAAGCTGGGTCTCCTCAGTTTGCAAGAGTTTGGGAGTTATGGTCAGATTCTGGATGGAAGGAAGATGATGTTCTGGACCTGATGGATGAATGGGGTGTGCCAGGGGAGGTGAGTAAGAGAATTCTAGATACTCTGATTAACCTGGGGACAGAGGATATCAGTTGATGGTCCTTGACGCCGCATGGGAATTTCACAGTCTCCTCGGCCTGGGAGCTGGTTAGAAACAGAGGGGAGGAGTTGGAAGTGTATGGATTTATCTGGGGAGGAAACATTAGCCCCACAATATCTGTTTTTCTCTGGAGACTTCTTGCTAACCGGATCCCGGTTGATGTGAAAGTTCAATGGAGGGGAGTGTCTCTTGCCTCAAAATGTCGTTGTTGCTCTAAACCAAGTATGGAAACAAGAATGCATCTTTTTGTGAATGGTGAAGCAGCTTCTACTGTGTGGGATCACTTCTCAAGGTGGTTTCTGATGGtgctggcagcggaagcgggcgcataaataacaatcacataataatcagatctatttagccgattatttagacaaaatctattcgcgtaattatcacatgtatcatgctcataacttgaataaatcatgctttaagaatattgaaacctaaaacatgcttttctacggagtagataaatacctaattaattctccaaagaattgaagatggctagcttcttctccacgtgatgctttgggtactaaaccacaaatcttctctctggttcccgaaccgtatcccaatatcagtgtgggctgatcttactagaatactaggacttaaataaagaagacagaagaaatcctttttggaataggagaggaattcgaaaatccCTACAGCTGGAGAAGctgtaatttttgaaaatttcaacaaaataaaaattgtgttttctgtctcctttattctcctatttatattaagttctttttgggcccagacaaggatctatggaaggttttggatatgggctcatccaatttactttttactaattaaattgaacccacaatttaatataagttataattggaatattacgagcagccactacagaagtaatattgaactctccccatccaaatccgaaattacaagtaatccgggtttccgtttaactttcatttcccgtgcttaagattaaaatgtccattaattaattaatgtctgctatggacttaattaattaacttcttattaattccaagagtggacttagcatgaaacacttatttattattcatagagtaatcaaactccaactagctaggttccgaataataaaaccttgtttcgcgctcctcttgaggacattatcaaacgagactctcctcgtgcacgattcaatataatagcaatcctagcaccgctagatattgatcaccactacccaatatatcgggataattgggttacggaaaacccgcaccatttgataagtcaaagtagtgcataatcaacaccgtatgctcaatgctaacctacattgattaagaaacaaatattatcaagacctcgcctttcagtagatagcccaaggcaagtcttgctgttagatccgttcagtgctataccacaccaatgtcatcttatttcggtaaggcttagaaatatgcggaccgacattgcaacctttctcgatggatagtcaaattccatctaggttgtgaaattcatctttttctttgtttagaactgaccgtgttaccttaaagtggacgacgcccacaaccggtctactaaaacaaagacttagactttgttaggttaacttatacatttaaacatgcattaacatccattaaatgtaaaacataacaacattatgacaaaaataatctgttttattccttggaaaataaaataagagttttatagtattcaatcactcgaaacgtgatttctagtatacaaactctaacagttTCCTCAAGCTCTGGCTCTTGACAGGGGAGGGCAGAATTTGGAGCGTCGTTTGAGATGGTGGCAAAGGCACACAGTTAGCAGAAACAAACGTCATATCTGTGTTTTGATTCCTTGTGTGATTGTCTGGTATATTTGGACAGAAAGAAATGAATGTGTTCATCTTGATAAGGTCTTCAAAGTGGAAAATGTCTGTCAAAGGATTGTTAACTACTTGAGGAACCTGGTTTTGGCAGGTCGCCTTGGTCAGGATCAGTGGGTGGAATGTGACCCGAGAGTTGATTTCATGAATAAGcatattagaaattaaaagggGAAAAGGGTGGAGAAGGTTGTATGGAAGCCCCCCGACTTATCTTGGGTTAAACTCAATTCTGATGGTACTTTCGAGGAGGCATCAGGTAGAGCAGGGGGGGGAGGGAGTGTGAGGGATCACCCGGGGGAACCTATTGAGGCTTCAGGCTCTGGGTTCGAAGCGGAACTTAAAGCTCTTCTTGAAGGCGTGATAATCGCCAAGTCACACAGCAACAATATGTGGTTGGAGACAGATGTGGAAAGAATCAGTCTGATGCTGGGGAAGAGACAGTTGGGCCCGGCTGATACAAGACATATTATGGCGAGGATTGAGATGGAGCTTAGAGGAGTTCAATGGAGGATATCCCACATCCGAAGAGAAGGCAATAAGGTAGCAGATTTCCTGGCTTTAAAAGGGAAGGAGGCTCGGATGCTGGAGAGGTTTGAGGGGAGCGCAATCCTGTGCGGGCAAGAGCCTTGGCTAGGCTGGATCAGCTGGGTATGCCCAGCTTTAGTTTTTGAGATTTGTCAGCCTTTTGTCTTGTGTTTTTCCCGCTTTGTTTGATTTGGTGGTCGTTTGTAATGGTTGTTTATGGGCTTTCCACTTTTGGAAATGGTCTATGTATAAACCTTGATTTCATGATATATATGGGATGAGGGACCTACTCAACCCTCCACCGTGAAggtgttcttttttttctttttaaaaaaaaaaaaaaaaaacctctcaatctttacaaaaataatcctAACTTAGAAAATCGCTGTCATTTTCGAGCATATTGATGAAGTCTCTTTAACATGAACTAAGGGTAAAATCTTTCTATTATCTCTCCATTTTTGTTCATATAGACAATAGTCATTTGCTCATTCACCGAGCAATCTCGAGACTCATCAACCAttatggaaaataattcatcACCAAGTTTCTTTCGACTGCACATGCATTAATCCATTCTTTTTGAATTGATGGAGCAatcatttgattattttcagGAGCATTTACCGATACAACTTGACCAACTTCATCAATCCTtaaactacacacatataataaCTCTAGAAAGTTGCCCCTAtttgaagaagttgatgtCTCATCATATCCTCTAAAAGCCAAACCTTAATTCAAAAGGAAGCGAATAACATCAAGAGTTGCAGTCAAACGAATCCTATACTCCTTCTCTTGTTTTGAATAAAAGATGTTAAATTATCTTtcgaaaaattaatttagtcgTACATTGCACGTGGATGGATACTAGTACAACCATAAACCTCATAAACGTATCCCCATAGGATCTTAACCAATCCTAAACCTCCCCTAAACATTTCATTCATATATGACATCTTAACCAAAATCCTAAATCTCTAAACCTTTTCCTCATACCCGAATAGGTACCATCAACACTCAGATGATTGCTTTTATTGGATGTATGTTTAACATGTTCCATGAGAGATAGACCTTGTTTCTCAACAAATATCACTAACCACATTGGCTAGGGTTTCTCCATTGATTATCACACTACAAACTTTGGTTTTGATGTAACAAACGCATGTACAACGTGTCCTCTATTTGTCGAGTACATACTCACAGCTTTTCTCTTTCAAGGATCTTCTAGAAAATACTTTGCTTATGATGtaatatgtgaattttttttttgccaaattaagtaaaaaatactacctacgtccaaaaaaaatggaccagttttaccatttttggccatccaccaaaattagaccaatttctaaatatgaaaatttttaaacgagatattggtctctaaaatcatgaactttgcccaaaatttggtatttcccatgaactttaaaattggtttagaatatcacaaactttgtattttgttttgtatttcCCAAACTGGcccaaataagatattttcatcaaaatcttattttaagtGGGCAACCGTGATGCATTTTATGGTATTTtaaaccactttttaagttcataacaagTAGGATAAAAAGTCACGTAGAAAACGAGGTTGATTTGATTGTGTcaaatatgataataaaaaaaaacctcaTAAATTAGTCAAATATGATGATAGACATGCAGTGGTaaatatcaaacaaaacaaagtttGTAATATTctaaaccaattttaaaatttatggaaaataccaaatttttggGTAaatttcatggttttagagactaatattccaattttaaacatatagatactactaataatatggacctcGCAATCCATCAACACTACTTCTCTATTAACTTTTTCCgttctctctttatttatcaATTGCACATTAGAACTCATgtcatatgattattttttttggatgtagtataattttttctgcAAACAAGAACTCAAAAGtttcgataaaaaaaaatatatatcaccaTAATTGGAATATGACTAATGATATCAACTGATACTATCGTCGTCGGTTgtttaaagaaaaacaattaatcTATGAAGAATACAACATGACATATGGATG harbors:
- the LOC125220471 gene encoding uncharacterized protein LOC125220471; protein product: MFMFIRDKISQKILSWCHRHLSFGGRLTLVKSILEAIPVHIFQVLEPTKGVLRMLEQVLARYFWGSCNTTRETHWIKWADACRPTSEGGLGLRSMADSVEAYSFKLWWRFREQKSLWAQYMYKKYWSISAALNIYRSSRFSPVWRRMFGAGIKCQSYIRWMLGSGKISFWDDTWLEDQPISTFCAKAGSPQFARVWELWSDSGWKEDDVLDLMDEWGVPGEGRAEFGASFEMVAKAHKRNECVHLDKVFKVENVCQRIVNYLRNLGKRVEKVVWKPPDLSWVKLNSDGTFEEASGRAGGGGSVRDHPGEPIEASGSGFEAELKALLEGVIIAKSHSNNMWLETDVERISLMLGKRQLGPADTRHIMARIEMELRGVQWRISHIRREGNKVADFLALKGKEARMLERFEGSAILCGQEPWLGWISWVCPALVFEICQPFVLCFSRFV